Within Bacillus sp. E(2018), the genomic segment ATGCTCGTCAACCGCTTGTGTGGCTCTGGCCTGCAAGCAGTCGTTTCAGCCGTGCAGAACCTTCGTGATCAGGAAGAAGGAGTCGCGCTTTCTGGAGGCATCGAAAATATGTCGCAGTCGCCGCACGTTTCTTTTCACCACCGGTTCCATAATCAAAAGTTTGGTCCGATCACGTTTGATGACATGCTTCTTCAGACGTTAAGTGATGAATACATCGGGTGTGGCATGGGGATAACAGCTGAAAATTTAGCTGATCAATATACCATATCAAGAGATGAACAAGATGAGTTTGCTAGCCTGAGTCATAGAAAAGCGGCAGAAGCACGAGAAAGCGGAAGATTTCAAAAGGAGATCGTTTCTGTTCCCTTAAGAAACGGAGCACTCTTTACAGATGATGAAGGGATCAAACCTGAAACATCTGTTTCTTTGCTAGGAGAATTGAGGCCATCTTTTCAAAAAGACGGAACAGTTACAGCAGGGAATTCTTCTTCTATTAACGATGGTGCAGTGTCACTCATTCTTGCTCACGAAAAGTCGGTCAAAGAAAAAGGGTTAAAACCGCTCGTAGAGATTGTTTCGTGGGCCGTAACAGGCGTTGATCCATCGGTAATGGGAATCGGTCCCGTACCTGCGATTCAGAAACTGCTGCAAAAAACAAGTCTCTCCATCGATGATATTGGTTTGTTTGAAATCAACGAAGCGTTCAGTTCTCAATACTTAGCTGTAGAAAAAGAACTACGATTAAATCGAGAAAAAACGAATGTAAACGGAGGAGCGATTGCGCTCGGTCACCCTGTAGGTGCAAGTGGCGCAAGGCTGTTGCTTACATTGAGCTATGAAATGAAACAGCGTCAAGAAAAATACGGGATTGCGAGTCTCTGTATTGGCGGTGGGCAAGGAATCGCGATGTTACTGAAATTAGTATAAAAAAAGTCCCGGTGGAGCGAAATCGCTGCAACGGGACTTTTTCAATTGAATCATGCTCGGTGCGTTTCATAGATTTCAGCTGGAAAAAGAGAGTGTAATGATTCTGACTCCTCTTCACTTAAAGGTGAAGATTTAAATGTTTTAATGTTTTCTAAAAGTTGTTCAACAGAGCTTGCTCCTGCAGCTGCAGTGGCCACTGGCTTTTGACTCAACACATATTGCAACGCTGCATGTGTGATGTTCTTATCACCTAAGACATCTTTAGACATCTCGATCCTTTTTTGGATGTCAGCGCCAGTGTAATGAAGAAACTTGTCATCAGCACTCTTTTGTAATGCTTTCTCGCTCAACCATCCTTTTGCAACAGAGCCTCTTGCAATAACGCTTATATCCTTAGTATTGAGATAAGGAAACAGTTCTTCAGGACGTCTGTCCAACAAACTATATTGCATCATGATACTTTGAATATTAGAGTGCTCTGCAAAATATTTAATCGTGTTAGGACGTATAGAAGAAATACCATAATAACGGATATAACCTTCTGACACGAGTTCATCAAAAGCTTCAATCGTTTCATCCAGCGGATCATCGATCGTTCCCCCGTGCAGCTGGTAGAGATCAATATAATCGGTTTGTAGACGCTTTAGGCTGTCTTTTAAGGCGGTTTTTATGTAAGTTTTAGAAGGATTCCATTTCCATCCATCACCAGGTTGGCTCCAATCGTTTCCACCTTTTGTCGCAAGAATGATGTCTTGTCGAACGTCTTTTAGTGTTTTGCCAATAAACTCTTCATTCCACCCAAAACCGTATAAATCGGCTGTGTCAAAATAGTTAATACCATGATCGAGCGCAGTCTTCACAATTTTTTCGTTCTCGTTTCCTAGCTCAGGAGCAAGTGACATACATCCTAAACTCAATTCACTCACATACAGATCAGAAGAACCTATTCTTCTTTTCTTCATCCTTTTCACCTCAACTTCATTCAATTTGTACCTGCTTTAAACCTATCATAATGATTTAAAAAAAGAAAAAAGTCCGCACAAAAAAAGATGCGAATAAAAATTCACATCGTCAGCCGTTAAGGTGTGTTTATTTTTTCGGAGAAGTAGCGTTGATCCAGTCTTGAACAAGTTCATGCTGCTTACTATAATTTTGTAGCATATATTTGATCTGCCAAGCCTTGCCCACTAGCGTAATTCCTTTAGGTTGAAGATAGATCTTCATCTGCTATGCCTCCTTCAATGTCCTATTAAATGAAGTATTCCAAAGTATGATAGACTTTATGTAGAAAAGAAGATAAATAGACCATTGGAGTGTGGAAAATGGAAAACTTATACGAAAAAACGATAAGCAAAGAACAGATATACAGCGGTAAAGTTATTGATCTTTATATAGAGGAAGTTGAACTGCCGAATAAGAAGGTAGGAAAACGAGAGATTGTGAAACACCCTGGAGCTGTTGCCGTACTAGCAGTAACAGATGAAGGTAAGATGTTAATGGTAGAGCAATTTCGTAAACCACTCGAAAAGACGATTATTGAAATCCCAGCAGGTAAGCTTGAAAAAGGAGAAGATCCTTTAGAATGTGCCAAGCGTGAATTGTTAGAAGAAACGGGCTTTGCTTGCGAATCTATGGAGTCCATCGGTTCTTTTTATACCTCCCCAGGGTTTGCAGATGAACTGATCCATCTCTACTATACGAACACTCTTACAAAACAAGGTGATCAGATGACAGATGAAGATGAATTTTTGAACGTCCTCGAATTAAGCGTAGATGAAGCGAAAGAATTAATGAGAGAAGAAAAGATTCATGATGCAAAAACAGCTTACAGTGTCATGTATATGGAGTTAACTCGTGCACTTAAAAAATAAACTCGTACCATTCTTTGCGGATATGCATATTCACATCGGAGCATCTCGAACAGGTAAAGCCATTAAGATTACAGGTTCAAGATCCCTGACACTTCGCAATATCTTACATGTAGCTAAACATGTAAAAGGGATGGATGTCATAGGGATCATTGATTGTCATTCGCCTGAAGTACTTCAAGAATTAAAAGAACTTGAACAAGATGGTTGCTTGAGAGAGCTCGAAGAAGGCGGCTTATCAATTGATGGATTGACACTCATACCAGGGGCCGAGATTGAGATTAACGATGAACATTGTAAGGGGCCGATCCACGTTCTTGTATATATGCCGAGTCTTGCTGCGATGGAGAGATTAAGTGTATGGCTAACATCTCGAATGAAGAATATCCATTTAAGCTCGCAACGGATGTATGGCAGTGCCCATGAACTTCAACAGTTCGTGAAGAATTCAGGTGGATTATTTATCCCTGCTCATATTTTTACTCCATTTAAAAGTTTATACGGAAAAGGAGTAGATACTTCTCTAACGGAAGTGTTAAATCCATCCATGATAGATGGTGTTGAATTAGGCTTAAGTTCGAATACAGAAATGGCATCCCGACTAGAAGAGCTTTCTTCATTCACCTTCCTAACGAATTCAGATGCACATTCATTAGAGAAGATCGCACGTGAATATCAGATGCTTTCCTTGAAGGAACCGACTTTTAAAGAATTCAAAATGGCTCTCCAAGGTGAGAATGGTAGAGAGATTATTGCAAATTATGGCCTGAATCCTTATCTCGGAAAATATTATAATTCGGTCTGTGAAACATGTTTAGAAGTTTTTCCTCCCAACAGTGAGAGCTGTAATAAATGTGGAAATAAGAAATTTATAAAGGGAGTCAACGATCGGATCAACGAACTTCAAGGAACAAAGACAAGTAAAGTAAACAGACCACCTTATATTCACCAGATACCGCTAGAGTTCATACCAGGATTAGGTCCGAAAACTTTATTGAAACTTCGTGAAGCGATTGGGACAGATATGGATATCATACATTCTTCTACAGAAGATCAACTCAAAAGACTTGTTAAGCCAGCTATAGCAGAACAGATTCTATCTGCTAGAAACGGAGACCTCTCTGTTCAAATAGGCGGTGGTGGAACTTATGGAAAAGTAATTGTAAACCATCCTAGTAAAACGAAAAAATAAGACATACCTTCTTCCCTGATTCATAGAATAGGATTAAGAGATTCGGTGGAGGAGGCTTACATATGGAGAGTGCGCGTTATTACATGCAGCGGCATCTAGAAGAGAATAAGACCTTGTATGCGTTTGTTGGTGTTCTCTTTTTAATGGGTGTGATTTTTGGAGCAATTATCGTAAACTCGTTGAGTCTGAATCAAAAGCAAGATCTATACACGTACTTATCACGTTTTTTTGTTCAAGCGGCAGAAGGTGGTTTTACGAGCAAAACAGATATGTTCTTTCAAAGTTTTGGTCATTATCTAAAATACATGGGTCTCATGTGGATTCTTGGATTATCCGTAATCGGTCTGCCTGTTATCTTAGTCATGCTGTTCTTAAAAGGCGTAGTGATTGGTTTTACTGTAGGCTTTCTAGTGAATCAAATGGGATGGTACGGCTTTTTATTATCTTTTGTATCGGTTCTGCCTCAGAACGTACTTTTAATTCCAGCTTTCATCATTGTAACGGTAGCAGCAGTCGCTTTTTCTTTTAAGATGATTCGTCAGCTGGCTTTTAAGAGGCACCATATGCCTTTTTTGCCCCAGCTGTTAAGATATACACTATTGGTTGCAGGTGTGGGTGTAATGGTTCTGCTTGCCTCAACGATGGAAGCATTCTTTACTCCAGCCTTGATGGAGCAAGTTATTAAATGGTCGATTTGATTTTTTGAATAATAATTCTTTATTTATAATAAGTTTAAGTAGTTAATTAAAATGAGTTTAAATTGACAACTTTTTTCTCCATGCTTATAATTATCTTGTGCGTACATAAGGAGGAAAAGGGTATGGAAAGCAGAATCGACCGTATCAAAAAACAGCTGCATTCACAAAGCTATAAGCTGACTCCACAGCGTGAGGCGACCGTTAGAGTCCTCCTCGAAAACGAAGAAGATCACTTAAGTGCGGAAGATGTTTATCTGCTCGTAAAAGAAAAGGCGCCCGAAATTGGTTTGGCGACCGTTTACCGTACTCTGGAACTCTTAACCGAGCTTAAAGTAGTAGATAAGATTAACTTTGGTGATGGGGTTTCCCGTTACGATCTTAGAACAGAGGGTGCTGATCATTTTCATCATCATCTTGTTTGTATCGAATGTGGAGCGGTGGATGAAATACAAGAAGACCTTCTTGGCGATGTGGAGAAAGTGGTTGAAGAAGGCTGGAATTTTAAAATTAAAGATCACAGACTGACATTTCATGGGATCTGTCACAGATGTCATCCTAAGGCTAATAATGAAGGTGAAGGAAGCGGAGAGTAGCGCTTCCTTTTTGTTTTGAGCAATTATAAGGTGTTTAACTCTTACAGAGGCCGAACGGTCGATACGTGAAAAGCGGACCACCTGTAACGGATCCTAAGTACTTCCAAAACAACAGTGTTTACGAAAACAGACTGTACTTGAAATGTATTTACAAAATATAAGGAGAAGAATATTTACAAAGTCCGAAGAATCGGGTAACGTATGAGGTGTAGATTCAACTTTTATGTATAATCAGGGAACATGTGGGCATAACCTGTACTATATGAGGACAGGGGTGGACATGATGATTTCCTGGATGAAAATTGTTTGGAATACAACAAAGGTGTTCTTTGCTTTTTCAATTTGCACGCTCGTGTTTTATTTCGGTTTGCTTTGGATCAATCAAGAATATGAAAATTATCATAGATATGACGAACCAAAAGGTAAAGCTGTTAAAGTCTTTAACTTGAGTTCTGATAAGGACTCAAACCCTGTAAAAAGACTTTTTTATTTTTATCAAACGGGTGAGTAAGGAGGGGTAGAGTGAACGATCATGTTCAGGATTTTCTTCAATACATTATTGTAGAACGAGCCCTCTCAAAGAACACAATCGACTCCTATAAGAGAGATTTAACTCAATATGTACGATATCTCGAAAAAGTCGAATCTCTTGAAACTATTCATGAGATTGACCGTAATCATATAATGGGATATCTTTTATTTTTAAAAGAGAATGGTAAGGCTTCCACGACGCTAGCGCGCAACATTGCGTCTATTCGGTCTTTTCACCAGTTTCTTCTAAGAGAAAAAGTCTCCAGTCAAGACCCTTCTGTACATATTGAAACACCTAAAACAGAGCGAAAGCTTCCTAAAGTATTATCCACAGAAGAGGTTGAAGCATTATTAGACACACCTGCAGCGAACGATCCTTTTTCTCAAAGAGACAAGGGAATGCTCGAACTCTTGTATGCAACAGGCATTCGAGTCTCAGAACTTGTTCAGCTTAATATAGGGGATGTTCACCTAGATATGGGTTTCATACGCTGTATAGGTAAAGGGAATAAAGAAAGAATCATTCCTCTTGGGAAGATGGCCCAAACGGCAATTGAACGATACTTGAAAGATGGGCGTATAATCTTGTTGAAAAGTAAGAAGACGGATGCACTCTTTTTAAACCATCACGGAAATCGTTTATCTAGACAGGGTTTTTGGAAAATATTAAAACAATTAGCAAGAAAAGCTCATATTGAAAAAGAACTCACACCGCATACACTTCGTCATTCATTTGCTACTCATCTGTTGGAAAACGGTGCGGATCTACGTGCAGTGCAAGAGATGTTAGGACATGCTGATATTTCAACTACACAAATATATACGCATGTCACGAAAACTAGATTAAAAGATGTATACTCCGCCTTCCATCCGAGGGCGTGAGCTTTCTTTTTTCAATAAGATGTCAGACTTCTGACATCATCAAGGATTTGTTTGTTGTTTCTGTTAAAAGGAAATAGTAAATAAAGTGAATGTACGAATTTCAGGAGGACAAGATGAAACAATCACGTTTTAAGAGAACTTTTTTAGTTGTTATGGATTCTGTAGGAATTGGTGAAGCGCCAGATGCAGAAAAGTTTGGAGATAAAGGAGCACACACGCTAGGCCATATCGCTCGTGAGATGAATGGACTCAACGTTCCAAATATGGAGAAGCTTGGACTTGGAAATATTGATTCAACGATGGAAGGTGTTGAAAAGGCAAGTAACCCAATCGGTCATTACGGAAAACTACCTGAACTCTCAAATGGTAAAGATACGATGACAGGGCATTGGGAGATCATGGGACTTCATATTAAAGAACCTTTCCAAACGTTTCCGGATGGTTTTCCTGATGAACTGATCGATATGCTTACTGAAAAATGGGGCAGAGGAATTTTGGGGAACAAGGCAGCTTCAGGTACAGAAATTATTACTGAGCTTGGAGAAGAGCATGTAAAAACAGGGAAGTTGATCGTTTACACATCTGCTGACTCAGTGCTTCAGATTGCAGCTCATGAAGATGTTGTTCCATTAGAAGAACTATATGAAATCTGTGAAACGGCAAGAGAAATGACACGTGATGGGAAGTATATGTTAGGAAGAATTATAGCTCGTCCGTTTAAAGGTGAGCCAGGAGCATTTGAAAGAACGTCTAACCGACACGATTATGCTTTAAAACCTTTCGGAAGAACAGTTATGAACGAGTTAGAAGACGCAGGATACGACAGCATCGCACTAGGTAAGATCTCTGATATCTTTGACGGTGAAGGTGTGACAAAAGCTATTCGCACGAAATCAAACATGGATGGGATGGACAAGCTTGTGGAGTCCATGGATGAAGACTTTACAGGTCTTAACTTTTTGAACTTGGTCGACTTTGATGCTTTGTTCGGACATAGAAGAGACCCTAAAGGATACGGTCAAGCATTAGAAGAATTTGATGCTCGATTGCCAGAAGTTCTAGAGAAGTTAAAAGAAGATGATCTGCTTATCATTACAGCCGACCATGGAAACGATCCTGTTCATCACGGAACAGATCATACACGTGAATATGTGCCGTTGATGGTGTATTACAAAGGTATCAAAGAAGGTAAAGAACTTAATGTAGGTAATACGTTTGCTGATATTGGTGCAACGATCGCAGAGATCTATGATGTGAAGAAACCTAGTATCGGACAAAGCTTTTTAAATCAACTTTAAGGTTAAGTTTAAGGGGGAAACGAAACATGTCAAAATTACAAACATCTGCTGATTTTATTCAATCAAAACTTACTTCTGCTCCAAAGATAGGGTTGATCTTAGGTTCAGGTCTAGGAATCCTTGCTGAAGAAATCCAAAACCCGGTTATTATTCCATATTCAGATATTCCTGAATTTCCTGTTTCGACTGTAGAAGGTCACGCTGGTCAACTTGTTATCGGTGAGCTGGCTGGAAAACAAGTAGTGGCGATGCAAGGGCGTTTTCATTATTACGAAGGATACTCTATGGAAAAAGTAACGTTTCCTGTTCGTGTGATGAAACTGATCGGTGTAGAAACAATCGTTGTAACGAACGCTGCTGGTGGCGTTAACAAGGATTTCGAAGCTGGAGACCTTATGTTGATCACAGATCATATCAACAACTTCGGCAACAACCCGTTAATCGGTGCTAATGACGATTCGTTTGGCGTTCGTTTTCCAGATATGAGTGAAGCTTACACGTTATCTCTACAAGATGTTGCTCGCAGTGTAGCAAAAGACTTAAACATCTCATTAAAAGAAGGGGTTTACGCTGGAAATACAGGCCCTTCCTATGAAACACCTGCAGAAGTAAGAATGCTTCGTGTATGGGGTGCAGATGCTGTTGGCATGTCTACGGTTCCAGAAGTCATCATCGCACGTCATGCGGGTATGAAAGTGCTGGGTATTTCTTGTATTTCTAATATGGCTGCAGGTATCCTTGATCAACCGTTAACACATGATGAGGTAATGGAAACAACAGAGATGGTAAAATCCAATTTCCTTTCTTTAGTTAAAGGAATCGTTAAAGAAATTTAACAGTTCAGTAGTATAGGTTCCAAAGTAATATAATTTTTATCTTAAAAAATATCTTCATATGTAAAGTGATAAGAAAGTGGTGCTATTAACATGAGAATGGTTGATTTGATTCAAAAAAAGCGTGATGGAAAAGAACTAACAAAAGCTGAGATCGATTTTATTATTCAAAACTATACAAACGGTGATATTCCTGACTATCAAATGTCTGCATTTGCCATGGCTGTATACTTTAAAGATATGACGACTGAAGAACGAGCTCATTTAACAATGGCGATGGTTGAGTCAGGTGATCAGATTGATCTTTCTGCGATCGAGGGGATTAAAGTAGACAAGCACTCAACAGGCGGTGTAGGTGATACAACGACTCTTGTGCTAGCTCCTCTAGTTGCTGCGCTTGATGTACCTGTAGCTAAAATGTCTGGAAGAGGACTTGGCCATACAGGCGGAACGATTGATAAATTAGAAGCTGTTCCAGGTTTCCATGTTGAGATTGACAACCAAGAATTCATTGACCTTGTAAATAAGAATAAACTTGCTGTTATCGGCCAAAGCGGAAACCTAACGCCTGCTGATAAGAAGCTTTATGGTCTTCGTGACGTAACGGCAACGGTTAACTCTATTCCATTGATCGCGAGTTCGATCATGAGTAAAAAAATCGCTGCTGGTGCTGATGCAATCGTGCTTGACGTAAAAACAGGTGCAGGAGCATTCATGAAAACACCAGAAGAAGCAGAAGAACTTGCTAACGCAATGGTGAAAATCGGAAATGCGGTAGGTCGTAACACGATGGCTGTTATCTCTGATATGAGCCAACCTCTTGGACTAGCGATCGGAAATGCTTTAGAGATCAAAGAAGCGATCGATACGCTTAGTGGCAAGGGGCCAAAAGACCTTGAAGAACTTTGCTTAACATTAGGTTCTCACATGGTATATCTTGCGAAAAAAGCAGATTCGTTAGAACAAGCACGTGAGATGTTAAAAGAAGTAATCGATTCTGGAAAAG encodes:
- a CDS encoding acetyl-CoA C-acetyltransferase — its product is MAIYLIDGARTPFGSYGKSLTGVSPTVLGEISAVEAIKRANISPADITDVVYGNVIHSSKNAAYVARHTALKSGVPSDVPAMLVNRLCGSGLQAVVSAVQNLRDQEEGVALSGGIENMSQSPHVSFHHRFHNQKFGPITFDDMLLQTLSDEYIGCGMGITAENLADQYTISRDEQDEFASLSHRKAAEARESGRFQKEIVSVPLRNGALFTDDEGIKPETSVSLLGELRPSFQKDGTVTAGNSSSINDGAVSLILAHEKSVKEKGLKPLVEIVSWAVTGVDPSVMGIGPVPAIQKLLQKTSLSIDDIGLFEINEAFSSQYLAVEKELRLNREKTNVNGGAIALGHPVGASGARLLLTLSYEMKQRQEKYGIASLCIGGGQGIAMLLKLV
- a CDS encoding aldo/keto reductase, whose protein sequence is MKKRRIGSSDLYVSELSLGCMSLAPELGNENEKIVKTALDHGINYFDTADLYGFGWNEEFIGKTLKDVRQDIILATKGGNDWSQPGDGWKWNPSKTYIKTALKDSLKRLQTDYIDLYQLHGGTIDDPLDETIEAFDELVSEGYIRYYGISSIRPNTIKYFAEHSNIQSIMMQYSLLDRRPEELFPYLNTKDISVIARGSVAKGWLSEKALQKSADDKFLHYTGADIQKRIEMSKDVLGDKNITHAALQYVLSQKPVATAAAGASSVEQLLENIKTFKSSPLSEEESESLHSLFPAEIYETHRA
- the mciZ gene encoding Z-ring formation inhibitor MciZ, which produces MKIYLQPKGITLVGKAWQIKYMLQNYSKQHELVQDWINATSPKK
- a CDS encoding NUDIX hydrolase; this encodes MENLYEKTISKEQIYSGKVIDLYIEEVELPNKKVGKREIVKHPGAVAVLAVTDEGKMLMVEQFRKPLEKTIIEIPAGKLEKGEDPLECAKRELLEETGFACESMESIGSFYTSPGFADELIHLYYTNTLTKQGDQMTDEDEFLNVLELSVDEAKELMREEKIHDAKTAYSVMYMELTRALKK
- a CDS encoding endonuclease Q family protein translates to MHIHIGASRTGKAIKITGSRSLTLRNILHVAKHVKGMDVIGIIDCHSPEVLQELKELEQDGCLRELEEGGLSIDGLTLIPGAEIEINDEHCKGPIHVLVYMPSLAAMERLSVWLTSRMKNIHLSSQRMYGSAHELQQFVKNSGGLFIPAHIFTPFKSLYGKGVDTSLTEVLNPSMIDGVELGLSSNTEMASRLEELSSFTFLTNSDAHSLEKIAREYQMLSLKEPTFKEFKMALQGENGREIIANYGLNPYLGKYYNSVCETCLEVFPPNSESCNKCGNKKFIKGVNDRINELQGTKTSKVNRPPYIHQIPLEFIPGLGPKTLLKLREAIGTDMDIIHSSTEDQLKRLVKPAIAEQILSARNGDLSVQIGGGGTYGKVIVNHPSKTKK
- the spoIIM gene encoding stage II sporulation protein M, translated to MESARYYMQRHLEENKTLYAFVGVLFLMGVIFGAIIVNSLSLNQKQDLYTYLSRFFVQAAEGGFTSKTDMFFQSFGHYLKYMGLMWILGLSVIGLPVILVMLFLKGVVIGFTVGFLVNQMGWYGFLLSFVSVLPQNVLLIPAFIIVTVAAVAFSFKMIRQLAFKRHHMPFLPQLLRYTLLVAGVGVMVLLASTMEAFFTPALMEQVIKWSI
- a CDS encoding Fur family transcriptional regulator, which encodes MESRIDRIKKQLHSQSYKLTPQREATVRVLLENEEDHLSAEDVYLLVKEKAPEIGLATVYRTLELLTELKVVDKINFGDGVSRYDLRTEGADHFHHHLVCIECGAVDEIQEDLLGDVEKVVEEGWNFKIKDHRLTFHGICHRCHPKANNEGEGSGE
- a CDS encoding YqzK family protein, whose product is MMISWMKIVWNTTKVFFAFSICTLVFYFGLLWINQEYENYHRYDEPKGKAVKVFNLSSDKDSNPVKRLFYFYQTGE
- the xerD gene encoding site-specific tyrosine recombinase XerD, encoding MNDHVQDFLQYIIVERALSKNTIDSYKRDLTQYVRYLEKVESLETIHEIDRNHIMGYLLFLKENGKASTTLARNIASIRSFHQFLLREKVSSQDPSVHIETPKTERKLPKVLSTEEVEALLDTPAANDPFSQRDKGMLELLYATGIRVSELVQLNIGDVHLDMGFIRCIGKGNKERIIPLGKMAQTAIERYLKDGRIILLKSKKTDALFLNHHGNRLSRQGFWKILKQLARKAHIEKELTPHTLRHSFATHLLENGADLRAVQEMLGHADISTTQIYTHVTKTRLKDVYSAFHPRA
- the deoB gene encoding phosphopentomutase, with protein sequence MKQSRFKRTFLVVMDSVGIGEAPDAEKFGDKGAHTLGHIAREMNGLNVPNMEKLGLGNIDSTMEGVEKASNPIGHYGKLPELSNGKDTMTGHWEIMGLHIKEPFQTFPDGFPDELIDMLTEKWGRGILGNKAASGTEIITELGEEHVKTGKLIVYTSADSVLQIAAHEDVVPLEELYEICETAREMTRDGKYMLGRIIARPFKGEPGAFERTSNRHDYALKPFGRTVMNELEDAGYDSIALGKISDIFDGEGVTKAIRTKSNMDGMDKLVESMDEDFTGLNFLNLVDFDALFGHRRDPKGYGQALEEFDARLPEVLEKLKEDDLLIITADHGNDPVHHGTDHTREYVPLMVYYKGIKEGKELNVGNTFADIGATIAEIYDVKKPSIGQSFLNQL
- a CDS encoding purine-nucleoside phosphorylase, translating into MSKLQTSADFIQSKLTSAPKIGLILGSGLGILAEEIQNPVIIPYSDIPEFPVSTVEGHAGQLVIGELAGKQVVAMQGRFHYYEGYSMEKVTFPVRVMKLIGVETIVVTNAAGGVNKDFEAGDLMLITDHINNFGNNPLIGANDDSFGVRFPDMSEAYTLSLQDVARSVAKDLNISLKEGVYAGNTGPSYETPAEVRMLRVWGADAVGMSTVPEVIIARHAGMKVLGISCISNMAAGILDQPLTHDEVMETTEMVKSNFLSLVKGIVKEI
- a CDS encoding pyrimidine-nucleoside phosphorylase; this encodes MRMVDLIQKKRDGKELTKAEIDFIIQNYTNGDIPDYQMSAFAMAVYFKDMTTEERAHLTMAMVESGDQIDLSAIEGIKVDKHSTGGVGDTTTLVLAPLVAALDVPVAKMSGRGLGHTGGTIDKLEAVPGFHVEIDNQEFIDLVNKNKLAVIGQSGNLTPADKKLYGLRDVTATVNSIPLIASSIMSKKIAAGADAIVLDVKTGAGAFMKTPEEAEELANAMVKIGNAVGRNTMAVISDMSQPLGLAIGNALEIKEAIDTLSGKGPKDLEELCLTLGSHMVYLAKKADSLEQAREMLKEVIDSGKALETLKVFLKAQGGDESVVDQPERMPQAAHTFELTAEEDGYVSEIVADEIGTAAMILGAGRATKESEIDLAVGLMLNKKVGDHVSKGDSLVTIYSNTENVEDVKKKIRDAYTISKDAVEAPPLVYKEIKK